One Mycolicibacterium crocinum DNA window includes the following coding sequences:
- a CDS encoding MlaD family protein codes for MKFNARTTLAILVVMTLAGAAYMGFGVLDMGPTKQVNRLTLLLNSSGGLMPTSEVTMRGIKVGRVTGIQTTATGLAVSMDVDRKYQVPADSVISVENLSAAGEQYIDFRPKLIAPPYLTDGAVIPPDRVAPIVTASDLLTKANVLFTALNLDQIHGIINDMSAAFRGNDETIDSLAVTAGLTAKVIRDDKELMNTLFSNVSTFTTNLGELHAGEIISETGKILPKSVPAFLQLVHQIEILSHTGIGVIGPQDPAGILVAKFGEWLDMLGGRSVLLPPSCSPQWHHYTTSR; via the coding sequence ATGAAATTCAACGCGCGCACCACGCTGGCCATCCTCGTGGTGATGACGCTGGCCGGCGCGGCCTACATGGGGTTCGGGGTCCTCGACATGGGTCCCACCAAGCAGGTCAACCGACTCACCTTGCTGCTCAACTCCTCCGGCGGCCTGATGCCCACGTCCGAGGTGACGATGCGCGGTATCAAGGTCGGCCGGGTCACCGGCATTCAGACCACCGCAACCGGGCTGGCGGTCTCGATGGACGTCGACCGCAAGTATCAGGTCCCGGCCGACAGTGTGATCAGTGTGGAGAACCTGTCTGCGGCCGGTGAGCAGTACATCGACTTCAGGCCGAAACTGATTGCGCCGCCGTACCTCACCGACGGCGCAGTGATCCCACCGGATCGGGTTGCGCCGATCGTGACCGCCAGCGACCTCCTCACCAAGGCCAATGTCCTGTTCACGGCGCTCAACCTCGACCAGATCCACGGCATCATCAACGACATGTCCGCGGCATTCAGGGGCAACGACGAGACCATCGATTCCCTGGCCGTAACAGCCGGGTTGACCGCGAAGGTGATTCGCGACGACAAGGAACTGATGAACACGTTGTTCAGCAATGTGTCGACGTTCACCACCAACCTGGGTGAGCTTCACGCCGGTGAAATCATCAGCGAGACCGGCAAGATACTGCCGAAGTCGGTGCCGGCCTTCCTGCAGCTGGTCCACCAGATCGAGATCCTGTCGCACACCGGTATCGGCGTGATCGGCCCGCAGGACCCGGCCGGGATCCTGGTCGCCAAATTCGGCGAATGGCTCGACATGCTGGGGGGCCGCTCGGTACTTTTGCCACCATCCTGCAGCCCGCAATGGCACCATTACACGACATCAAGATAG
- a CDS encoding MlaD family protein, translating into MTRRSMRGFCALLVTVTVGLTAACSLDPTRLPVPGAYTPRHSYDIKIEFASVLNLPARAKVDSGGLQIGVLDRVQLVGTTAVTYVEIAGDTRLPVNTRAELRQATPLGDIYIALLPPEDKSGPILRDGDTIPLRNTSPADNVEDLLRSMSNLVAGGAIGTLQTTVVNVNKAFPQDPNELTRMQHTVAGVLNDLAANQDTIDQMLDGMENITSGFAANTEVFNRLITEGPAKLQGLSAVTMAILNVVGASKDVGKLGGDLINPIAGDLMQILSYITPMIHTMATVDTTIPVIADKFMALLRYKLIGWFRDGGPKYTITELHAPTGHEGVDPADKANQAVEAMQTMGLVP; encoded by the coding sequence ATGACCCGACGCTCGATGCGCGGCTTCTGCGCGCTGCTGGTCACGGTGACCGTCGGGCTCACCGCGGCCTGCTCGCTGGACCCGACCCGACTGCCTGTCCCCGGCGCCTACACTCCACGGCATTCCTACGACATCAAGATCGAATTCGCCAGCGTGCTCAACCTTCCCGCCCGGGCCAAGGTGGACTCCGGCGGACTGCAGATCGGCGTGCTCGACCGCGTTCAGCTTGTGGGCACCACCGCCGTCACCTATGTCGAAATAGCGGGCGACACCAGGCTTCCCGTCAATACCCGTGCTGAACTTCGTCAGGCCACCCCGCTCGGCGACATCTACATCGCGCTGCTGCCACCGGAGGACAAGTCGGGGCCGATTCTGCGCGACGGCGACACGATTCCGCTGCGCAACACCTCACCGGCCGACAACGTCGAAGACCTTCTGCGGTCGATGTCGAATCTGGTCGCCGGCGGTGCGATCGGCACGCTGCAGACCACCGTCGTCAACGTGAACAAGGCGTTCCCCCAAGACCCGAACGAGCTGACGCGGATGCAGCACACCGTCGCCGGAGTGCTCAACGACCTGGCCGCCAATCAGGACACCATCGACCAGATGCTCGACGGCATGGAGAACATCACGTCCGGCTTCGCGGCCAACACCGAGGTGTTCAACCGACTCATCACCGAAGGCCCCGCGAAACTTCAAGGGCTGTCGGCGGTCACGATGGCAATCCTGAACGTGGTCGGCGCCTCCAAAGACGTCGGCAAGCTCGGCGGAGACCTCATCAACCCGATTGCCGGCGACCTGATGCAGATCCTGTCCTACATCACGCCGATGATCCACACGATGGCGACGGTCGACACCACGATCCCGGTGATTGCCGACAAATTCATGGCATTGCTGCGCTACAAGCTGATCGGATGGTTCCGCGACGGCGGCCCGAAGTACACCATCACCGAACTCCATGCACCCACCGGACACGAAGGCGTGGACCCCGCCGACAAGGCGAACCAGGCCGTCGAGGCGATGCAGACGATGGGACTGGTGCCATGA
- a CDS encoding MlaD family protein, which translates to MARASGIGSRRGIAVVAVILTVLAVAIVVSVKVLTPKINPTRAMCAEFTDAVGLYPGNKVALLGIEIGSMSAIVNKPDHVEVDFTVPADLVLPADVGAVTYSQSIVTDRHIELTKPYTGGPKFTGPGCIKLKSTKTPISVSETFSAIGSLTDAILGSEPGQDPSKAPGVQAINDSLTAASTSLQGTGPGINKTMRNLRTMLADPYKADADYRQLFENSEVLTSDFLNNWDNFASVIRTLPVTTQLMEGLSDNFGAAMANVSHLLPTLIEALNRFGPRFYDKFDKRFGGLRDLLNRHIPAITAMINSWPQFSHWLADIYEPAWGTHNVTYIPPQVSIAPTQAGAICEGLKDRNIPGAAAACASGTPTDPVTLGLTNLVLGAALP; encoded by the coding sequence ATGGCGCGGGCATCGGGTATCGGGTCACGGCGCGGCATCGCGGTGGTGGCGGTGATCCTCACCGTCCTGGCGGTCGCGATCGTCGTCAGCGTGAAAGTCCTGACGCCCAAGATCAACCCGACCCGGGCGATGTGTGCCGAATTCACCGACGCGGTGGGGCTGTACCCGGGCAACAAGGTCGCTCTGCTGGGTATCGAGATCGGCTCGATGAGCGCCATCGTGAACAAACCCGATCACGTCGAGGTCGACTTCACCGTGCCCGCGGATCTCGTCCTGCCTGCCGACGTCGGTGCGGTCACCTACTCGCAATCGATTGTCACCGACCGTCATATCGAGCTGACCAAGCCCTACACCGGAGGACCGAAGTTCACCGGCCCGGGGTGCATCAAGCTGAAGTCCACCAAGACACCGATCAGCGTCAGCGAGACGTTCTCCGCCATCGGCAGTCTCACCGATGCGATCCTGGGATCTGAACCGGGCCAAGATCCGTCCAAGGCGCCGGGCGTGCAGGCGATCAACGACAGTCTGACCGCCGCGAGCACATCGCTGCAGGGCACCGGCCCCGGCATCAACAAGACGATGCGCAATCTGCGGACCATGCTCGCCGACCCGTACAAGGCCGATGCCGACTACCGCCAACTGTTCGAGAACAGCGAAGTCCTCACCTCCGATTTCCTCAACAACTGGGACAACTTCGCCTCGGTGATCCGCACGCTGCCCGTCACCACGCAGTTGATGGAGGGCCTGTCGGACAACTTCGGGGCGGCAATGGCCAATGTGTCGCACCTGCTGCCGACCTTGATCGAGGCGCTGAACCGCTTCGGGCCACGGTTTTACGACAAGTTCGACAAGCGGTTCGGTGGGCTGCGCGACCTGTTGAACCGACACATTCCGGCGATCACCGCAATGATCAATTCGTGGCCGCAGTTCAGCCACTGGCTGGCCGACATCTACGAGCCGGCGTGGGGCACCCACAACGTCACCTACATCCCGCCCCAGGTGTCGATCGCGCCGACGCAAGCCGGTGCCATCTGTGAAGGACTCAAAGATCGCAATATCCCGGGCGCGGCGGCGGCGTGCGCGTCGGGCACCCCAACCGATCCGGTCACCCTCGGCCTGACCAATCTCGTTCTGGGGGCGGCACTGCCATGA
- a CDS encoding MlaD family protein — MPVVELDKHLTTLRARIGGRQGARDERATAKRNRRNGLIGVGVILASLTGTAMAYLNPADEAGYTAHMPNSAGLRAGDQVRVAGIAVGKVTSVRLDGALVEMKFDVENSVKVGSDSTLDIKLLTPLGGHYVALDPKGTAPLGRNGIPPQRVTLPFEVNDIIQAATPVVKEVDGTVIHDTFAQVANAANRYPDAVRNLLQSADKLTESMSRSTTDFHRGLDFVNDGLRAMTAGRAQLITLFEQFDILGKMYTSKAVDIVEFFALIKELTRVLDRLTMWYGKDVMPIAEGIEDISDTLAAHPERWGMALDGLGQTLNIIGPMLSGNGVTFDQHNRLVPGQDLCLPNIMKTC, encoded by the coding sequence GTGCCGGTAGTGGAACTGGACAAGCACCTCACCACGCTGCGCGCCAGAATCGGCGGCCGGCAGGGCGCGCGCGACGAGCGCGCCACCGCCAAGCGCAACCGCCGCAACGGCCTCATCGGCGTCGGCGTGATCCTCGCCTCGCTGACCGGCACCGCGATGGCATACCTGAATCCGGCGGACGAGGCGGGCTACACCGCGCATATGCCGAACTCCGCGGGACTGCGCGCCGGTGATCAGGTTCGGGTGGCGGGCATCGCGGTCGGCAAGGTGACCAGCGTTCGCCTCGACGGCGCACTGGTCGAGATGAAGTTCGACGTCGAGAACTCGGTGAAGGTCGGCTCCGACTCCACTCTGGACATCAAGCTGCTGACCCCGCTGGGCGGCCACTACGTGGCGCTCGACCCGAAAGGGACGGCACCGCTGGGCCGCAACGGGATTCCGCCACAACGCGTCACGTTGCCGTTCGAGGTCAACGACATCATCCAGGCGGCGACCCCGGTGGTGAAGGAAGTGGACGGCACCGTCATCCACGACACGTTCGCTCAAGTCGCCAACGCCGCCAACAGATACCCCGACGCGGTGCGCAACCTGCTGCAGTCCGCCGACAAGTTGACCGAATCGATGAGCCGGTCCACCACAGATTTCCACCGCGGTCTGGACTTCGTCAACGACGGGCTGCGAGCGATGACCGCTGGGCGCGCGCAGCTGATCACGCTCTTCGAGCAGTTCGACATCCTCGGCAAGATGTACACCTCGAAGGCCGTCGATATCGTCGAGTTCTTCGCTCTCATCAAGGAATTGACCCGCGTCCTCGACCGGCTCACGATGTGGTACGGCAAAGACGTCATGCCCATCGCCGAGGGCATCGAAGACATCAGCGACACGCTGGCGGCCCACCCCGAACGTTGGGGCATGGCCCTCGACGGCTTGGGGCAGACCCTCAACATCATCGGACCGATGCTCAGCGGGAACGGCGTCACGTTCGACCAGCACAACCGACTGGTCCCCGGTCAGGACCTGTGTCTACCCAACATCATGAAGACCTGTTGA
- a CDS encoding MlaD family protein, with translation MRSVTKSVFWLTIFTAVAVVCTLIVLTALRSPVTGSLSRYTATFSDVSGLYVGDDVRISGVQVGKVQTIRLDGRVAKVDFTAQTDHPVYTNTVAAVRYQTLIGQRYVELVQPAKADNRLPDGGTIPIGQTIPSFDVAKLFNGFQPIFQTLDPAQFNLLGENLLRLIQGDESGIGPFLHDLDEISKLAVDRQLVITTMIRNLSAISQDLGGKSGQLFQLISQLNQVLAQFGSKAEEFRQSLDSGLPVLRNTTHVMQYFERTFDGTTGPLYDLSSRMWPQTPTIIAGLSLAPSLIQGMRDWLVDEQPATPTFSCSRGEVTLPGIGQVSFAQQNLVVCR, from the coding sequence GTGAGAAGCGTTACCAAGTCGGTGTTCTGGCTGACGATCTTCACCGCGGTCGCGGTGGTGTGCACGCTGATCGTGTTGACGGCGCTGCGTAGTCCGGTGACCGGATCGCTGTCCCGCTACACCGCGACGTTCTCGGACGTGTCGGGGCTCTACGTGGGTGACGACGTACGCATCTCCGGAGTCCAGGTCGGAAAGGTGCAGACGATCCGGCTCGACGGGCGGGTCGCCAAGGTCGATTTCACTGCCCAGACCGATCATCCGGTGTACACCAACACCGTCGCCGCGGTGCGCTATCAAACGCTGATCGGTCAGCGTTACGTGGAGCTCGTCCAGCCGGCCAAGGCCGACAACCGGTTGCCGGACGGTGGCACGATTCCCATCGGGCAGACCATCCCGTCATTCGATGTGGCCAAGCTGTTCAACGGGTTCCAGCCGATCTTTCAGACTCTCGATCCCGCACAGTTCAACCTATTGGGCGAGAACCTGCTGCGGCTGATCCAGGGCGATGAATCGGGCATCGGCCCGTTCCTGCACGACCTCGACGAGATCTCCAAGTTGGCGGTGGACCGCCAACTCGTCATCACCACGATGATCCGCAACCTCAGCGCGATCTCCCAGGATCTGGGCGGAAAATCGGGGCAGCTGTTCCAGCTGATCTCTCAGCTCAACCAGGTCCTCGCCCAATTCGGTTCCAAGGCTGAGGAATTCCGGCAGTCGTTGGATAGCGGGCTTCCGGTGCTGCGCAACACCACCCACGTCATGCAGTATTTCGAGCGCACCTTCGACGGCACGACGGGTCCGCTCTACGACCTGAGCAGCCGGATGTGGCCCCAGACTCCGACGATCATCGCGGGCCTGTCGTTGGCCCCGTCGCTGATCCAGGGCATGCGGGATTGGCTGGTCGACGAACAGCCCGCGACGCCGACGTTTTCCTGCTCGCGCGGGGAAGTCACGCTGCCGGGAATCGGGCAAGTCTCCTTCGCCCAACAGAATCTGGTGGTGTGCCGGTAG
- a CDS encoding MlaD family protein: MFASADQGGRRPTSRALRIRGLIAAIVLLVAGTVLYQLGTGGYSDTFTLTVMADKLGEGLTPGAEVKFRGLTIGSVKTLQSAGFNKQRITLELEPRQAAALAADTTANFTSSNTFGLAAVELVSSGTGPRLGPNQTLTVDTGVKSASITGLLRQGQKFGRIMDSPDIEHIISIVRKHADLTEPVTRSYFDLIKMVTDSQKVPFSQSLSVLASVVNGVSDAVPLVSLAYDLLNGMEFLAHPDGVDRMNLIMDQLAKLLFTTDGIFAKHMTWLVPLFGGIMSVLVPYSYMYGSMSPAYDRISGLLDRTSAAFPIINGKVRLNLELTLDTMPGLSAALPAEAPVPDPTQGGGR, encoded by the coding sequence ATGTTCGCATCTGCCGACCAGGGAGGGCGCAGGCCTACTTCGCGCGCGTTACGCATCCGCGGTCTGATCGCCGCGATCGTGCTCCTCGTCGCGGGCACGGTGCTGTACCAACTCGGTACCGGCGGCTACTCCGACACCTTCACACTGACGGTCATGGCCGACAAGCTCGGTGAAGGGTTGACCCCCGGTGCGGAGGTGAAGTTCCGCGGCCTGACCATCGGTTCGGTGAAGACCCTGCAGTCGGCCGGGTTCAACAAGCAGCGGATCACCCTCGAACTGGAGCCGCGTCAGGCGGCAGCACTGGCCGCCGACACCACCGCGAACTTCACCTCCTCCAACACCTTTGGCCTCGCCGCGGTCGAACTGGTCAGCAGTGGAACCGGTCCGCGTCTGGGCCCCAACCAGACCCTCACGGTCGATACCGGAGTCAAGTCGGCCTCCATCACCGGACTTCTGCGCCAGGGCCAGAAGTTCGGGCGAATCATGGACTCACCCGATATCGAGCACATCATCTCGATCGTCCGCAAGCATGCCGACCTCACCGAGCCGGTCACCCGGTCCTACTTCGATTTGATCAAGATGGTCACCGACTCGCAGAAAGTGCCGTTCTCCCAATCGCTTTCGGTGCTCGCCTCGGTGGTCAACGGGGTCAGCGACGCCGTCCCGCTGGTCAGTTTGGCCTACGACCTGCTCAACGGGATGGAGTTCCTGGCCCATCCCGACGGGGTGGACCGGATGAATCTGATCATGGACCAGCTGGCGAAGCTGCTGTTCACCACGGACGGGATCTTCGCCAAGCACATGACGTGGCTGGTCCCGTTGTTCGGTGGGATCATGAGCGTCTTGGTGCCGTACTCCTATATGTACGGCAGTATGTCGCCGGCCTACGACCGGATCTCCGGTCTTCTGGACCGCACCAGCGCGGCGTTCCCGATCATCAACGGCAAGGTCCGGCTGAATCTCGAACTGACCCTGGACACGATGCCCGGTCTGTCGGCGGCGCTGCCCGCCGAGGCTCCGGTGCCCGACCCCACGCAGGGTGGTGGCCGGTGA